The proteins below are encoded in one region of Methanofollis aquaemaris:
- a CDS encoding NAD(P)-dependent glycerol-1-phosphate dehydrogenase gives MGGEGIKVLREKVFDKSRWMQLPRDVLIGHNMLEELPSVCQDLGLGRHALLITGERTREIAGNRIASLLEGRCEVTTFIVRTGSLDEIAAAEEFGTGSDFVIGAGGGRVIDTAKIVSYNLDRQFVSVPTAGAHDGIASARASIPTPEGSVSLDAHPPIAVVADTAIIAAAPTRLLAAGCADIISNYTAILDWELAHRLRGDTVSEYAIALSKMTAEIIVKNTGVINARTEESAWIVMKALVSSGVAMSIAGSSRPASGGEHKFSHALDRLAPGQALHGEQCGVGAIMTMYLHGGDWRWIRDSLKRIGAPTTPAELGIDDETAVEALLEARTIRPERFTILDMGLSRESARRLVRMLYEE, from the coding sequence ATGGGTGGAGAGGGTATTAAAGTACTGAGGGAGAAGGTCTTTGACAAGTCCAGATGGATGCAGCTCCCGCGTGACGTGCTCATCGGGCATAACATGCTCGAAGAACTCCCCTCAGTCTGCCAGGACCTTGGTCTGGGCAGACATGCCCTGCTTATCACCGGTGAACGGACACGGGAGATCGCGGGCAATCGGATCGCCTCCCTTCTGGAAGGGCGGTGCGAAGTAACCACCTTTATCGTCCGCACCGGTTCTCTCGACGAGATTGCAGCCGCCGAGGAATTTGGGACCGGATCGGACTTCGTCATCGGGGCCGGGGGGGGTCGGGTCATCGACACCGCCAAGATCGTCTCGTACAACCTCGACCGCCAGTTCGTCTCGGTCCCGACCGCAGGGGCCCACGACGGGATCGCCTCGGCGCGGGCCTCGATTCCGACCCCTGAAGGGAGTGTTTCCCTCGACGCCCACCCGCCGATCGCCGTCGTCGCCGACACCGCGATCATCGCCGCCGCCCCGACCCGCCTCCTGGCCGCGGGGTGTGCCGACATCATCTCCAACTACACCGCGATCCTGGACTGGGAACTTGCCCACCGCCTCAGGGGTGACACTGTCTCTGAGTATGCGATAGCCCTCTCGAAGATGACCGCAGAGATAATCGTCAAGAACACCGGCGTGATCAACGCCCGGACCGAGGAAAGCGCCTGGATCGTGATGAAGGCTCTCGTCTCCTCAGGCGTGGCGATGTCCATTGCAGGTTCCTCCAGACCCGCGAGCGGGGGCGAACACAAGTTCTCCCACGCCCTCGACCGCCTCGCACCAGGGCAGGCGCTCCACGGGGAACAGTGCGGGGTCGGGGCGATCATGACGATGTACCTCCACGGCGGGGACTGGCGGTGGATCCGGGACTCACTCAAGAGAATCGGGGCGCCGACGACCCCGGCAGAACTCGGGATCGACGACGAGACCGCGGTCGAGGCTCTCCTGGAGGCCCGGACCATCAGGCCTGAGCGGTTCACGATCCTGGACATGGGCCTCTCCAGGGAGAGTGCCCGGCGACTTGTCAGGATGCTCTATGAGGAGTGA
- a CDS encoding ADP-ribosylglycohydrolase family protein, with the protein MIFISDFMRAAGCLVGLAVGDALGAPLEGLPPPENRVTRMLGGGIHDIQRGEFTDDALQAIGLAESLVSCRGFSPEDFMERLVRAFEGAPEFYGPTSRTVFTLVRQGCALEQAAAVAHLMNKGSRTNGSVMRAPPLGIYYPPHAVREVSLVCSALTHYDPVAGECSAFVNQMVSEMCRGVPKVRAFTHALDRCQSPEVAERLGEFDRWPIEPSLDAVLATHAAVAVFMGSDGFENTVVRAINLGGDADTVGAIAGALAGACYGFPSIPHRWLVDLRHTGRLLALSRRLCAAAPG; encoded by the coding sequence GTGATCTTTATATCGGACTTCATGAGAGCGGCCGGGTGCCTTGTTGGGCTTGCTGTAGGCGACGCGTTGGGTGCGCCCCTCGAGGGGCTGCCCCCGCCTGAAAACCGCGTGACCAGAATGCTTGGGGGAGGAATTCATGATATTCAAAGGGGTGAGTTCACTGACGATGCCCTTCAGGCCATCGGACTTGCCGAGTCCCTCGTCTCGTGCCGCGGATTCTCGCCCGAGGACTTCATGGAGAGACTGGTCAGGGCCTTCGAAGGGGCACCTGAATTTTACGGGCCCACCTCACGGACAGTCTTCACCCTGGTCAGGCAGGGGTGCGCTCTAGAACAGGCTGCGGCCGTCGCGCACCTCATGAACAAGGGGAGCAGAACAAACGGGAGCGTGATGCGTGCCCCGCCTCTCGGGATCTATTACCCGCCGCACGCGGTGCGTGAGGTGAGCCTTGTGTGCTCCGCCCTCACCCACTATGACCCGGTCGCCGGCGAATGCTCGGCCTTCGTGAACCAGATGGTTTCGGAGATGTGCCGGGGCGTCCCGAAGGTGCGGGCCTTCACCCATGCTCTCGACCGGTGCCAGAGCCCTGAGGTCGCCGAACGCCTGGGCGAGTTCGACCGATGGCCGATCGAACCATCTCTCGACGCTGTACTCGCCACCCACGCGGCCGTGGCTGTCTTCATGGGCTCGGACGGGTTTGAAAATACGGTGGTGCGGGCAATAAACCTGGGTGGCGACGCCGACACGGTGGGCGCGATCGCGGGGGCGCTTGCCGGGGCCTGCTACGGTTTTCCATCCATACCGCACCGGTGGCTCGTTGACCTCCGCCACACTGGCAGGCTCCTCGCCCTCTCGAGGAGACTCTGCGCTGCGGCCCCGGGTTGA
- a CDS encoding endonuclease V → MHPIWADDPAEALALQARLRRRVVARGAPAPALVAGLDAAYSRDGATIYGAAVLFLFPGLEQVGEAWTECEARFPYIPGLFAFREGPALCAALEALDRTPDLILVHGHGIAHPRRCGIASHLGVLLGTPSIGVADLLLVGEAGEPRGERGAAAPVRFEGEVVGWAVRTRTGARPIYVSPGHLVGHAAAVELVLAMTGNYRRPEPLRAAHRCAVSVRAGKTKR, encoded by the coding sequence ATGCACCCGATCTGGGCCGACGATCCCGCCGAGGCTCTGGCTCTCCAGGCACGCCTCCGCCGCCGGGTCGTCGCCAGAGGTGCGCCAGCACCCGCTCTCGTCGCCGGGCTCGACGCGGCGTACTCCCGCGACGGCGCGACTATCTACGGAGCCGCCGTCCTTTTTTTGTTTCCGGGCCTGGAGCAGGTCGGCGAGGCATGGACCGAGTGTGAGGCGCGGTTCCCATACATCCCAGGGCTCTTCGCCTTCAGGGAAGGCCCCGCGCTCTGTGCCGCCCTCGAAGCGCTGGACCGAACCCCCGACCTCATCCTTGTCCACGGCCACGGTATTGCTCACCCGCGGCGGTGCGGGATCGCCTCGCACCTCGGCGTCCTCCTCGGCACCCCTTCCATCGGCGTCGCCGACCTCCTCCTCGTCGGCGAGGCCGGGGAACCAAGGGGTGAGAGGGGCGCCGCCGCCCCGGTCCGCTTCGAGGGCGAGGTGGTCGGGTGGGCGGTGCGGACGAGGACCGGCGCCCGCCCGATCTATGTCTCCCCCGGCCACCTGGTAGGCCACGCCGCCGCGGTCGAGTTGGTCCTCGCCATGACCGGGAATTACCGGAGACCCGAACCCCTCAGGGCCGCCCACCGCTGCGCCGTCTCGGTCAGGGCGGGCAAAACCAAGCGTTGA
- a CDS encoding YHS domain-containing protein — protein MEIDPVCKMKVDPATARHTTEYRGKTYYFCAPGCKKAFEAEPEKYLKE, from the coding sequence ATGGAGATCGACCCGGTCTGCAAGATGAAAGTCGACCCGGCGACGGCGAGACACACCACGGAGTACCGAGGAAAGACCTACTATTTTTGCGCCCCGGGGTGCAAGAAGGCGTTTGAGGCGGAGCCTGAAAAGTATCTTAAGGAGTGA
- the proS gene encoding proline--tRNA ligase has protein sequence MEEESGSLPSKSDFSAWYNDVLWRAEIMDVRYPVKGLYVWYPFGFGLRRQTYAILRNLLDGSEHEETLFPLLIPKTEFMKEAEHIKGFEDEVYWVTHGGLSELDIPLALRPTSETSIYPMFALWIRSHADLPLKVYQIVNTFRYETKHTRPLIRLREITSFKEAHTAHATWDEAAAQVEIALSLYTRFYDDLCIPITISRRPDWDKFPGADYTMAVDALMPDGRTLQVGTVHHLGDHFSKTFEITYEDAEGQQQYVHQTCYGISERCIAATIGVHGDDKGLVLPPKVAPVQVVVIPIIMKKRADEVLAAAEALKAELETSGLKVKIDTRDMRPGAKYYHWEMHGVPLRIEVGPRDLDAGTVVAATRDGEKMTVQRDEVVTAVPEILGAYAARLRTKAEEFLTSHITEAGSVEEAAEAVKTGIAVVHWCGDEACAEELEKVTNGSVLGTEVRSPHIKKSEGPCAVCGRQGTSTVIARTY, from the coding sequence ATGGAAGAAGAGAGCGGTTCACTCCCATCAAAATCTGACTTTTCGGCATGGTACAATGACGTGCTCTGGCGGGCGGAGATCATGGACGTCCGCTACCCGGTCAAGGGGCTGTATGTCTGGTACCCCTTCGGGTTCGGGCTGCGGCGGCAGACCTATGCCATCCTCCGCAACCTCCTCGACGGTTCGGAGCATGAGGAGACGCTTTTTCCGCTTCTCATTCCAAAGACCGAGTTCATGAAAGAGGCCGAGCACATCAAGGGTTTCGAGGACGAGGTCTACTGGGTCACCCACGGTGGTCTCTCCGAACTCGACATCCCCCTGGCCCTGCGGCCGACGAGCGAGACATCCATCTACCCGATGTTCGCCCTCTGGATCAGGTCGCATGCCGACCTCCCGCTCAAGGTCTACCAGATCGTCAACACCTTCAGGTACGAGACCAAGCACACGAGACCGCTCATCCGTCTGCGGGAGATCACCTCGTTCAAGGAGGCCCACACCGCCCATGCCACCTGGGATGAGGCGGCAGCACAGGTGGAGATCGCCCTCTCGCTGTACACCCGGTTCTACGACGACCTCTGCATCCCGATCACCATCTCCCGCCGGCCCGACTGGGACAAGTTCCCGGGCGCCGACTACACGATGGCCGTCGATGCCCTGATGCCTGACGGCCGGACGCTCCAGGTGGGAACGGTCCACCATCTCGGCGACCACTTCTCGAAGACTTTCGAGATCACCTACGAGGACGCCGAGGGGCAGCAGCAGTATGTCCACCAGACCTGCTACGGGATCTCGGAGCGGTGTATTGCGGCGACGATTGGGGTCCACGGCGACGACAAAGGTCTGGTCCTCCCGCCGAAGGTGGCCCCGGTCCAGGTGGTCGTCATCCCGATCATCATGAAGAAGCGCGCCGACGAGGTGCTGGCGGCGGCCGAGGCGCTGAAGGCCGAACTCGAAACCTCAGGTCTCAAGGTGAAGATCGATACCAGGGATATGCGTCCGGGCGCGAAGTATTATCACTGGGAGATGCACGGCGTGCCCCTGCGGATCGAGGTCGGGCCGCGCGACCTGGACGCCGGCACGGTCGTCGCCGCCACCAGGGACGGCGAGAAGATGACGGTGCAGCGGGACGAGGTCGTCACCGCGGTTCCCGAGATCCTGGGAGCTTATGCGGCCCGTCTGCGCACGAAGGCCGAGGAGTTCCTCACCTCGCACATCACCGAGGCCGGGAGTGTCGAGGAGGCGGCTGAGGCGGTCAAGACCGGGATCGCGGTCGTCCACTGGTGTGGTGACGAGGCATGCGCCGAAGAACTGGAAAAAGTGACCAACGGGAGCGTCCTCGGGACCGAGGTGCGCAGCCCGCATATCAAAAAGTCAGAGGGTCCGTGTGCGGTCTGTGGCCGGCAGGGAACTTCGACCGTGATCGCACGGACTTACTGA
- a CDS encoding stage II sporulation protein M, whose amino-acid sequence MSRDALLLPLAVALLLFFGGAGAGYVFAASGDPAAQMLLDTVKEGVFAQVADDAPLMLAAKIFLNNLQACAILFLGGATFGLLTFFILFSNGLVVGIFVNEIIDTLGPLGLAAGIVPHGIFELPAIFISGALGLALARAMVAELMGRGDAVAEATRMGGQFLRIVVPLLVVAAVIEAFITPALLQVVI is encoded by the coding sequence ATGTCTAGAGACGCCCTCCTCCTCCCGCTGGCCGTCGCCCTCCTCCTCTTCTTCGGCGGGGCCGGTGCCGGCTACGTCTTTGCGGCCTCGGGCGACCCCGCGGCCCAGATGCTCCTGGATACCGTTAAAGAAGGCGTCTTCGCCCAGGTCGCCGATGATGCACCCCTCATGCTCGCCGCAAAGATCTTCCTCAACAACCTCCAGGCCTGTGCAATCCTCTTCCTCGGAGGGGCGACCTTCGGGCTGCTCACGTTCTTCATCCTCTTCTCCAACGGCCTGGTCGTCGGCATCTTCGTCAACGAGATCATCGACACCCTCGGGCCCCTCGGCCTGGCGGCGGGGATCGTTCCCCACGGAATCTTCGAGCTTCCTGCCATCTTCATCTCCGGCGCCCTTGGTCTTGCCCTGGCCAGGGCGATGGTGGCGGAGTTGATGGGCCGGGGCGACGCGGTGGCCGAGGCCACCAGGATGGGCGGACAATTTCTCCGTATTGTCGTCCCTCTTCTCGTTGTGGCGGCCGTTATAGAGGCATTTATTACGCCCGCACTCCTACAGGTAGTGATTTGA
- a CDS encoding UPF0179 family protein: MAKPKAKVTLLGTCLAEKGLEFVYESEATACRNCKLWKVCHNLQPGKKYQVVGVRPNTKQECAVHKDGICAVEVIEAPVTTLIPADRAILNSSIHFESPCTRTRCRSYHLCHPDGIIEGEKYIVAKVLGTGPDVCEKGRNLKLVELRPAGA, from the coding sequence ATGGCCAAACCAAAAGCAAAAGTGACCCTGCTCGGGACGTGTCTCGCGGAGAAAGGGCTTGAATTCGTGTACGAAAGCGAGGCGACGGCATGCAGGAACTGCAAACTCTGGAAGGTCTGCCACAATCTCCAGCCAGGGAAAAAGTATCAGGTCGTCGGGGTCAGGCCGAACACCAAGCAGGAATGTGCCGTCCATAAAGATGGGATCTGTGCGGTCGAGGTGATCGAGGCCCCGGTCACCACCCTCATCCCGGCCGACCGGGCCATCCTCAACTCCAGTATCCACTTCGAGTCTCCCTGCACCAGAACCAGGTGCCGGAGTTATCATCTCTGCCACCCCGACGGGATCATCGAGGGCGAGAAATACATCGTCGCCAAAGTGCTGGGCACCGGGCCGGACGTCTGCGAGAAGGGACGGAACCTAAAACTCGTAGAACTGCGCCCGGCGGGGGCCTGA
- a CDS encoding UPF0058 family protein translates to MQKEELLHLHMLLMHIKKYYETTTGDEVYTPDYDVLGVSPAHIHKNKISHKKAILALGEDLVH, encoded by the coding sequence GTGCAGAAGGAAGAGTTGCTCCACTTACACATGCTCTTGATGCATATCAAGAAATATTACGAAACTACCACCGGAGATGAGGTTTACACCCCGGATTACGATGTGCTTGGCGTCTCCCCCGCCCACATCCACAAGAACAAGATCTCCCACAAGAAGGCGATCCTTGCACTCGGCGAGGACCTGGTTCACTAG
- a CDS encoding pyruvoyl-dependent arginine decarboxylase, giving the protein MPKRVFFTCGVGRDSEYLGSFEMALRAAKIECYNLVTVSSILPPKCRIISRPDGLADLEPGSIVFTVMSRIASNEPHRRISASIGVAIPEDMENQWGYFAEHHAFGDNKEKTGEYAERLAYNMYNSITDKIPEKTLNITESAVVDEEGTWTTVLAATVFLME; this is encoded by the coding sequence GTGCCAAAACGGGTGTTTTTCACCTGCGGCGTGGGACGGGACTCCGAGTATCTCGGGTCCTTTGAGATGGCGTTGCGAGCAGCAAAGATCGAGTGCTACAACCTGGTGACGGTGAGTTCGATCCTGCCCCCCAAGTGCCGGATCATATCGCGCCCCGACGGCCTCGCCGACCTCGAACCGGGAAGCATCGTCTTCACCGTCATGTCGCGGATCGCCTCCAACGAACCGCACCGGCGGATCTCGGCCTCTATCGGCGTGGCCATCCCCGAAGACATGGAGAACCAGTGGGGATACTTTGCCGAGCACCACGCCTTCGGCGACAACAAAGAGAAGACCGGAGAGTACGCCGAACGCCTTGCCTACAATATGTATAACAGCATCACCGACAAGATCCCGGAAAAAACCCTTAATATCACCGAGAGTGCAGTCGTAGATGAAGAAGGCACATGGACCACCGTACTCGCGGCCACCGTCTTCCTCATGGAGTAG
- a CDS encoding DUF63 family protein: protein MIRDFIYKYYIDPIRYGQAYTVVDTLTYAIILIIAVYLVYRGLQRFGIPVDRKFVLSTIPFVVLGGLLRVVEDTGMITSDIRFLLITPLIFFAIFFITAGALFVSRLLELKGVVSDYTRPYAWTGIALSVASFLLLMVWGATHTQIDFVVLFVIPAMAVATTAAVWGALRYLAGWEYVTEPLYALLIFGHMLDASATSFGIDLHPLHYVEQHVVGSHLIDLTGTAFSMFLLKLAVIVPAIYILELYRKEGNPAFWHLVLLAMIVVGMAPGIRDLMRMVLYV, encoded by the coding sequence ATGATTAGGGACTTCATCTACAAATATTACATCGATCCGATCAGGTATGGTCAGGCGTACACGGTCGTCGATACGCTCACGTATGCGATAATCCTGATCATCGCGGTATATCTCGTCTACCGGGGCCTCCAGCGGTTTGGAATTCCGGTGGACCGGAAGTTCGTCCTCTCCACCATCCCCTTCGTCGTGCTCGGCGGTCTCCTGCGGGTGGTCGAGGACACCGGGATGATCACCTCCGACATCAGGTTCCTGCTGATTACCCCGCTCATCTTCTTTGCGATCTTCTTCATCACCGCCGGGGCCCTGTTTGTCTCCCGTCTCCTCGAACTCAAAGGCGTGGTCTCCGACTACACCCGGCCCTATGCCTGGACCGGCATCGCCCTCTCGGTGGCGTCCTTCCTCCTGCTTATGGTCTGGGGTGCGACGCACACGCAGATCGACTTTGTCGTCCTCTTCGTCATCCCGGCGATGGCAGTGGCCACGACGGCCGCCGTCTGGGGCGCCCTCCGCTACCTTGCCGGCTGGGAATATGTCACCGAGCCCCTGTACGCCCTCCTCATCTTCGGACACATGCTCGATGCGAGTGCCACGAGTTTCGGGATCGACCTCCACCCCCTCCACTATGTGGAGCAGCACGTCGTCGGTTCCCATCTCATCGACCTGACCGGCACGGCCTTTTCGATGTTCCTCCTGAAACTGGCGGTGATCGTCCCGGCGATCTACATCCTCGAACTCTACCGGAAAGAGGGGAACCCCGCCTTCTGGCACCTGGTCCTGCTGGCGATGATCGTTGTCGGGATGGCGCCGGGGATCAGGGATCTGATGCGTATGGTGCTCTATGTCTAG
- a CDS encoding heavy metal translocating P-type ATPase — translation METGEGEEKKEKETRTETLKVTGMHCATCAITVEKALKEMKGVSSASVNLGAEQASVEYDPSKVSPVEIEQAVTGAGYGVVTGRATLKVGGMMCATCVKTVEAALQAIPGVHTAMVNLGAERAYVTYNPTAVGVPEMKAAIEAAGYQYLGMEGEETGEIERKAREADLQDRLRRTVVGAVASVALIALMFFAPPLPVTMPYVLLVVATPPFLYLSWPIFLAAWRALKNRSLNMDVMYSMGIGVAFGASVLGTFRVVLTTDFLFYETAVMLATFLTLGRYLEARAKGRTGEAIAALVRLRPKTATVLVDGERVERPIDEVKPGDVVLVLPGAQVPVDGEVRKGESYVDESMVTGEPVPVGKGPGENVVGGTVNGDGVLEVTATRVGRDTVLAQIIRLVEEAQGTRPPVQRIADTAVTYFIPTVLAIAAASFVTWYFVLDAPLIFALSTLIAVLVVACPCALGLATPTAITVGVGRGAELGILIKSGEALEVAEGLDVVAFDKTGTLTRGTPAVTDVVGIGEDETGVLALAAGVEQNSQHPVAAAIVRRAEEEGLALPESTGFETVRGKGIVAAVGGRRVALGNRALLADEGVVLAGRAAEEGARYEGEGKTVSYLAADGEIIGVVAVADTLKPTAARAVEALMKMGLSIVMVTGDNPRTARAIADQVGIERVLAEVLPDRKAAEVRALQDRGSHVAFVGDGINDAPALAQADLGIAIGGGTDVAIESGDVVLVRDDLTDVPAAVQLARKTIGRVKLNLFWAFAYNAALIPVAAGVLYPSFGIVFRPELAGLAMAASSVTVVSLSLLLKGYIPEAKRGETR, via the coding sequence ATGGAGACCGGGGAGGGGGAAGAGAAGAAGGAGAAGGAGACCCGCACCGAGACCCTGAAAGTGACCGGGATGCACTGCGCCACCTGCGCCATCACCGTCGAGAAGGCACTCAAAGAGATGAAAGGGGTGAGCAGCGCCTCGGTGAACCTCGGGGCCGAACAGGCATCGGTGGAGTACGACCCTTCCAAGGTCTCGCCGGTCGAGATCGAGCAGGCGGTCACCGGCGCAGGCTACGGGGTCGTCACCGGCAGGGCCACCCTCAAGGTCGGCGGGATGATGTGCGCCACCTGCGTGAAGACCGTCGAAGCGGCGCTGCAGGCCATCCCCGGCGTCCACACCGCGATGGTGAACCTCGGGGCCGAACGGGCCTATGTCACCTACAACCCCACGGCAGTCGGCGTTCCTGAGATGAAGGCGGCGATCGAGGCCGCGGGATACCAGTACCTGGGGATGGAGGGGGAGGAGACCGGTGAGATCGAACGCAAAGCGCGGGAGGCCGACCTTCAGGACCGACTCCGGCGGACCGTCGTCGGTGCCGTCGCCTCGGTGGCCCTGATTGCGCTGATGTTCTTTGCGCCGCCGCTCCCGGTGACGATGCCCTACGTCCTCCTAGTCGTCGCCACCCCGCCGTTCCTCTACCTCTCATGGCCAATCTTCCTGGCGGCCTGGCGGGCCCTGAAGAACCGGTCCCTGAATATGGACGTGATGTACTCGATGGGCATCGGCGTCGCCTTCGGCGCTTCGGTGCTGGGGACCTTCAGGGTCGTGCTCACCACCGACTTCCTCTTCTACGAGACGGCGGTGATGCTCGCCACCTTCCTCACCCTGGGCCGGTACCTGGAGGCCAGGGCGAAGGGACGGACCGGCGAGGCGATCGCCGCCCTCGTCCGTCTCAGGCCGAAGACCGCCACGGTGCTCGTCGACGGCGAGCGGGTGGAGCGGCCCATCGACGAGGTGAAGCCCGGAGACGTGGTGCTGGTCCTGCCCGGCGCACAGGTTCCGGTCGACGGCGAGGTGAGAAAGGGAGAGAGTTATGTGGACGAGTCGATGGTCACCGGCGAACCGGTCCCGGTCGGGAAAGGGCCGGGCGAGAACGTCGTCGGTGGGACGGTCAACGGCGACGGCGTGCTGGAGGTGACGGCGACGCGGGTCGGGAGGGACACCGTCCTTGCCCAGATCATCAGACTCGTCGAGGAGGCCCAGGGGACGAGGCCGCCGGTCCAGCGGATCGCCGACACCGCGGTCACCTACTTTATCCCGACCGTCCTCGCCATCGCCGCGGCCTCTTTTGTGACCTGGTATTTTGTCCTGGATGCCCCGCTCATCTTCGCTCTCTCCACGCTCATCGCCGTCCTGGTCGTCGCCTGCCCCTGCGCTCTGGGGCTTGCCACACCGACAGCGATCACCGTCGGGGTCGGGCGCGGGGCCGAACTCGGGATCCTGATCAAGAGCGGCGAGGCGCTGGAGGTGGCCGAGGGCCTGGACGTCGTCGCCTTCGACAAGACCGGCACCCTCACCAGGGGGACGCCGGCCGTCACCGACGTGGTGGGTATCGGTGAGGACGAGACCGGGGTGCTTGCCCTGGCCGCCGGCGTCGAACAGAACTCGCAGCACCCGGTGGCCGCCGCCATCGTCCGCCGGGCCGAAGAAGAGGGACTCGCGCTCCCGGAGAGCACGGGCTTTGAGACGGTCCGCGGCAAGGGGATCGTCGCCGCGGTCGGCGGACGCCGGGTGGCCCTCGGCAACCGCGCCCTGCTCGCGGACGAGGGGGTCGTCCTGGCGGGCCGGGCCGCGGAGGAAGGGGCGCGGTACGAGGGCGAGGGCAAGACCGTCTCGTACCTCGCGGCCGACGGCGAGATCATCGGGGTCGTCGCCGTCGCCGACACTCTCAAACCGACGGCGGCGAGAGCGGTCGAGGCGCTCATGAAGATGGGGCTCTCGATCGTGATGGTCACCGGGGACAACCCACGTACGGCCAGGGCCATCGCCGACCAGGTCGGGATCGAACGGGTTCTGGCCGAGGTGCTCCCCGACCGGAAGGCGGCCGAGGTGAGGGCGCTCCAGGACAGGGGCAGTCATGTCGCCTTTGTCGGGGACGGGATCAACGACGCCCCGGCGCTGGCCCAGGCCGACCTCGGGATCGCCATCGGCGGCGGGACCGACGTGGCCATCGAGAGCGGCGACGTGGTCCTGGTCAGGGACGACCTCACCGATGTCCCCGCTGCGGTGCAACTCGCAAGAAAGACCATCGGCCGGGTGAAACTCAACCTCTTCTGGGCCTTCGCCTACAACGCCGCCCTCATCCCGGTGGCCGCCGGCGTGCTCTACCCCTCCTTCGGGATCGTCTTCAGGCCCGAACTGGCAGGCCTCGCCATGGCCGCCAGTTCGGTCACGGTCGTCTCCCTCTCGCTCCTCCTGAAAGGATATATACCGGAAGCAAAGAGGGGAGAGACGAGGTAA